The Thomasclavelia ramosa DSM 1402 genome includes a region encoding these proteins:
- a CDS encoding helix-turn-helix domain-containing protein yields the protein MYAWQEIQVTLDYIEENYDKEIDIDKLAAIAHLSKYYYQRLFFRLTKKTVNDYVKLRRLEKAANQLKNTEKRILDIAIACGFSGHSAFTRAFKEVYKITPDDYRNQKIHLDHFIKPDLQLNYVVIDTGVPLIVEGMVLEINEKQVCNDRIFYGKSKMAKVDELGEPKINNIVSLYQELDVQDAVVVDILTLSDDPALFNYFVGIEIDRPSIDCEQRIIPSGKYVVCSYEAENFESLVNEALYKASRYLYEVWFVEHRLEPDDLLVQKYYNPYQENCYIELWAKVRS from the coding sequence ATGTATGCATGGCAAGAGATTCAGGTGACACTTGATTATATTGAAGAAAATTATGATAAAGAGATTGATATTGATAAATTAGCAGCAATTGCTCATTTATCAAAATACTACTATCAGCGATTATTTTTTCGTTTAACTAAAAAAACTGTGAATGATTATGTGAAGCTGCGGCGCTTAGAAAAAGCTGCCAATCAATTAAAAAATACGGAAAAAAGAATCTTAGATATTGCAATAGCCTGTGGTTTTTCTGGACATAGTGCTTTTACTCGGGCTTTTAAAGAAGTCTATAAAATTACACCAGATGATTATCGTAATCAAAAAATTCATTTAGATCATTTCATTAAACCAGATTTACAGCTTAATTATGTTGTAATTGATACTGGCGTGCCATTGATCGTAGAAGGGATGGTTTTAGAGATAAATGAAAAACAAGTTTGTAATGATCGAATTTTTTATGGTAAAAGCAAAATGGCTAAAGTAGATGAATTAGGTGAACCGAAGATAAATAACATAGTTTCTTTGTACCAGGAATTAGATGTTCAAGATGCGGTAGTAGTAGATATTTTAACATTGAGTGATGATCCTGCCTTATTTAATTATTTTGTAGGGATTGAAATTGATAGACCGTCAATTGATTGTGAACAACGAATTATTCCTAGTGGTAAGTATGTAGTATGTAGTTATGAAGCAGAAAATTTTGAATCATTAGTGAATGAAGCTTTATATAAGGCTAGCCGATATTTGTATGAAGTTTGGTTTGTTGAACATCGTCTTGAACCAGATGATCTTCTGGTTCAAAAATATTATAATCCTTATCAGGAAAATTGTTATATTGAACTTTGGGCTAAAGTACGATCATAA